ACGTGGTATAGAGAGGGAGCAtcagagcagccctgcaagGCACCGTGTGGGCTGGGGCAGGATCCGACCAGGCTTGTCCCCTAAAGCCACCTCTACCCTAAGCCCTCATGGTCCTGCTCCactccgtgcctcagtttccccagacAGGCGAGGTCTGCTCCATTTTTCTCCCAGGacctgggtgctggggcaggggggccCACACCCCCAGGGGAGGATGGAGACATCCAGCTGCAAACCAGCCCCCCCCGGCTTGGCTCTTCGCTGGCCcgtcctcccctccccagatgGGGTGCCAGCTCCGAAGGGCTTCTACAGTCCCCAGGGCTTTGGTGGCCATCTCGGTCCCGTCCCCTCTGGGTGTCCAGAGCTCCCAGGGCTCTTACAGGCGCCTGACTTCAGGGTGAGGATGCAGAGCAGGGGGCTGGTCAGGATGTGGAGGCAGTTGAGGGGTCTCTTCCAGTTCAGGTCATCCTTGTCGGGGTCCACGACAGGAACGgtgagcagcagcaccagctccacGGGTacctggggagaagcagccataagcagggaccccccccaagaCGGGACACCCCAAAAAGTGTCCCGTGACCTGTCCCCCCACCCGCCTGCCCTTGGACCACCGTCCCCATTGCAAAGCCGAGGGGTGACGCAGCCCCAGGGGCCAGCAGGGAGGGGGATGCCCcgtacggggggggggggctcctccCGGCTCGTATCCCCCCCACACTCACCTTGAGGACCTTGAAGAGCCGCCAGTACCAGGGCTTCCTCCTCCACTTGAGGTAGTCCAAGGGGCTGAGGGCAGTGGTGAGAATCCGCAGGGAAGTCTCCCGGGAAGGGATGAGGGGCCGGTACTCCTCGCCTGCGAGGGGCCGCGGTGGTTGAGCGGGACGGGGggctccccagccccccaagtccccctccccggcccttCCAGTACGGGGCTGCGGTCGCCTGCGCAGCCCCGAGGGGATCCCCCTGCCCCGCTGGCCACGGCCGCCCCGTGGGTTCCGTCACGCACGCAGCAGCCCGGGGgtccctgggaccccccaggaCAGAGCGGAGCCGGCCCCGAGCCCACCGGGAACGACGTACCGTAGTCTCCGCTGTTCGTGCCGGAGGActcctgctcttcagcgtccgTCGGCATCtctggggggaagaggagaggaggtggggggggtaGAGGGAGACCCCAGCACGCCGGGGGTCCCGTCGGCACAGCCGGGCGGCCCTTACCTGGTTCCCAGGGTCCTGGGGGGGCCAGGCCTtccccccgctgccgccggtGAATCCAGGTGCAGAGCACCACGGTGAACACGTAGAAGACGTACAGCCCCAGGTAACCTGGGATGGGGGGAAGCGATAAAGGGGGGGGTGTTACGGCACCCCCAGgctgctcccaccacccccGGCCCCAACCCCTCCCTTGAAGCTCACCCAGAGCCTCTCCCAGCGTGATCCTGCCGAAGTAGAGGACCACGAAGGTGAAGAAGACGGCCACCATGTAGAAGATGACATCCCTGAGGAAGGGCCTGGAGGCGGCCGTGAAGGGCTTGACCAGGGCGATGCCCCCGGCCACCACCGTGGTCACGAACACGCCGGCGCCTGGCGACCCAACAGGTCCCTCTCAGGGGGGGAACATCCCACCGTCCCACAACGTCGTGTCGTCCCCCCCATCGCCCCCAACCAACCCCCAGCGGGGTTCTCCTTACCAAAAACGGCCCCGATGGCCAGCCCCGCCGTCCGCGGGTTGGAGAAGGCCACCACGGCGCTGAAGACATCGGGCGCCCCGTTGCCAAAGGCCAGGAAGGTGACACCATGGAGAGGGGACGTCAAGGAAAAGACCCGGCGGCCTCTTCCCCGCGGGGACACAGGGCACGTGTCCGCTCCGGCCACCGCGGGACCCCTTCCCGGTGCCCGCACACCCACCGCCGTCACCGGCTCGCGCCCCAAATCGGTTTCCCCTGGCAGGGTACCCAGGGAGACACAAAAACGTCCCCGTCACGGCCGCCTGCTCCATCCTGGCATCCCCCCCTGGCTGAGGTCCCCCGTGACCCGCCGAGGATACTGCCACGTTGTGAGACAGCTTCAGGTTGGTGGAGATGGCCGATAAGTTGGGGCAGAAGCTGGAAGGGTAgagaaggaggtggagaagTGGCGACGGGGCTCCTCCGGGATCACGGGGGCTCCCCGCTCACCCCGGGGGGACGGTCCCCTCCTCCCGCGGGGCTACTCACAACTTCTCCGCCGTCACGCCGAGGATGATGAAGAGGTACAGGAGCCAGAGAGCCTGCGGGGTCAGGGATGGCAGAGAGAGGGGGGGGTGGGTCAGTGGGGTCCCCGCGTCCCGAAAGCGGAGCGTCCCCCAGCAGCATCGCCCCAGCTGCCATCCTTACGTAGAGGGTGACGGCCAGGGGCAGCAGGCGGGGGGGGAAGACGCAGAAGACCCCCCGGAGGTAGTCGAGGAAGCCACCCTCCAGCCGGCAGTCGGGGTTGCTCCGGACGAAGCGGCACCACTCGGAGCTGTTGCGTTTCCGCACCTCCCAGCACTGCGGGGGTAGAGCGTGGGGGGCTCGGTCGGGCACCCCGAGTCCCGTTCCCCACCCTGAGAGCCCCACCGCCCTCCGGCGAGGGGCTGAAATTGGGCAACCCTCGCCCCGGCTGCCGGGCTGCTTTCGGTAGGTCGCTGTCATCCCTGCCTCGGTTTCCCCATCTGTGCTACGCGTGCGTGGGTCGCGGGCTACGCCAAGGCCAGCGGGGGCGAAAACCctcgtccccatccctgtccccgtccccagcagcgtggggtcccacgCCGCCCCCCCACCCGACCCCAGCCATGGGAAAGCGCCGGCCTGGCGAGCGACGAGGTTTTCGGAGGAGAAAACCAGCAGCGGAGGGAAATCCGGGGGAGATCCCGGCTGCGATAGCGGGGACAAGGGACGCAGGGACAGGACGGGACCCCACCACCCTGGCAGCacccacaacccccccccccaaaccccagcgCAGCCCCCACACTCACATCCAGGCCCCGGCTGTGGCTCAGAGCATCCCACCCGGGTGGGCCGGTGCCCCCCAGGTCCAGCGTCAGCGGGGTCCCGGCCGGTTGCACCCCGTTGTCCCCCGCCAGCACCCCGACCAGGCTGAGGACCCCGGCCAGGCTGAGGGTCCCAGCCGGCCCCATAGcaccctgccccacagcagggGTCGGTCCcgggtgggtgtggggggggcgTCACCTACCGCTGGCAGCGACCCCCAGGGAGGGAGAGCGGGGACAAC
This genomic interval from Buteo buteo chromosome 11, bButBut1.hap1.1, whole genome shotgun sequence contains the following:
- the SLC8B1 gene encoding mitochondrial sodium/calcium exchanger protein isoform X2; the encoded protein is MGPAGTLSLAGVLSLVGVLAGDNGVQPAGTPLTLDLGGTGPPGWDALSHSRGLDCWEVRKRNSSEWCRFVRSNPDCRLEGGFLDYLRGVFCVFPPRLLPLAVTLYALWLLYLFIILGVTAEKFFCPNLSAISTNLKLSHNVAGVTFLAFGNGAPDVFSAVVAFSNPRTAGLAIGAVFGYLGLYVFYVFTVVLCTWIHRRQRGEGLAPPGPWEPEMPTDAEEQESSGTNSGDYGEEYRPLIPSRETSLRILTTALSPLDYLKWRRKPWYWRLFKVLKVPVELVLLLTVPVVDPDKDDLNWKRPLNCLHILTSPLLCILTLKSGAYGLYQIQGIFPVWGLVTLVGFVLAVVTFITTSNEEPPKYHCVFAFLGFLASAMWINAAATELVNILRTLGVIFQLSNTVLGLTLLAWGNSIGDTFSDLTMARQGYPRMAFSACFGGIIFNMLVGVGLGCLLQMTSSQLVVKLEPDSLLVWILAGALGLSLVFSFVSVPAQCFQLGKAYGACLILYYLAFLCVALLTEFRVIRLSAI
- the SLC8B1 gene encoding mitochondrial sodium/calcium exchanger protein isoform X1, with the translated sequence MGPAGTLSLAGVLSLVGVLAGDNGVQPAGTPLTLDLGGTGPPGWDALSHSRGLDCWEVRKRNSSEWCRFVRSNPDCRLEGGFLDYLRGVFCVFPPRLLPLAVTLYALWLLYLFIILGVTAEKFFCPNLSAISTNLKLSHNVAGVTFLAFGNGAPDVFSAVVAFSNPRTAGLAIGAVFGAGVFVTTVVAGGIALVKPFTAASRPFLRDVIFYMVAVFFTFVVLYFGRITLGEALGYLGLYVFYVFTVVLCTWIHRRQRGEGLAPPGPWEPEMPTDAEEQESSGTNSGDYGEEYRPLIPSRETSLRILTTALSPLDYLKWRRKPWYWRLFKVLKVPVELVLLLTVPVVDPDKDDLNWKRPLNCLHILTSPLLCILTLKSGAYGLYQIQGIFPVWGLVTLVGFVLAVVTFITTSNEEPPKYHCVFAFLGFLASAMWINAAATELVNILRTLGVIFQLSNTVLGLTLLAWGNSIGDTFSDLTMARQGYPRMAFSACFGGIIFNMLVGVGLGCLLQMTSSQLVVKLEPDSLLVWILAGALGLSLVFSFVSVPAQCFQLGKAYGACLILYYLAFLCVALLTEFRVIRLSAI